One Flavobacterium sp. 90 DNA segment encodes these proteins:
- a CDS encoding alpha/beta fold hydrolase yields the protein MKLIKTISTISFLFAILIGNLQAQNVTFEKSKAFISQFEKADPKKITWGYLTVPETWGANDGKTIKIAVTVLKKNSASKDSNAIVFIQGGPGASGIDNIWLWSRHPLRENNDIVLFDVRGTGYSQPRLDQGLGKKFLEILAKNQSEEEDEKQKTNAAMSCKQDLINRGINLDAYNSQAVANDLHALKAALKYKNWNVYGVSYGTYMAQVYANNFAGDVKSLLLDSPVYDISTYYVENTSNYMNSLQKVFKICKDDKTYDKQYPNLEKIYYEVIADLEKNPLTVAVDKTLIPSGTFTYNAEDFKVAVQQALYNKKLVEVIPLLIYQFHERKGESLGNLVSAFSALLSMDYGVYYCVSCNETLPNNDFLKYEQNAAQFKGLNGGISFYKSDFKVCDAWNSNRTIVKKDSNLSNLSAATYPVLVFSGEFDPITPLDNGKKVAQRFGKANYIEAKTYGHVPSFTKIGYQVVENFIDNPKQKPDLDIFNKADKVKLVTGITINKGVAKTGKSIGDQDPIFLFPLVTALLLMLAFVFTYLIKLIKKRYTTIQDKIVRIGATITSIIGLVLFGCLVMAILKVSEQNYFILAFGLPETFNYIFLMVLVFFTCLILTLVYYILTIKKTDARSVVFSVIFSNILLATYLFYWGII from the coding sequence CAAGCACAAAATGTGACTTTTGAAAAAAGTAAAGCTTTTATATCTCAATTCGAAAAAGCTGATCCCAAAAAAATTACTTGGGGATATCTTACCGTTCCTGAAACATGGGGGGCAAATGACGGTAAAACAATAAAAATTGCAGTAACGGTATTAAAAAAGAATTCAGCTTCAAAAGATTCGAACGCAATAGTTTTTATACAAGGTGGTCCGGGTGCAAGTGGTATTGATAATATATGGTTGTGGTCAAGACATCCTCTTCGCGAAAATAATGATATTGTATTATTTGATGTTCGCGGAACAGGATATTCTCAACCAAGGTTAGATCAGGGACTAGGAAAGAAGTTTTTAGAAATTCTGGCAAAGAACCAATCGGAAGAAGAAGATGAAAAGCAAAAAACTAATGCTGCAATGTCCTGCAAGCAAGATCTTATCAATAGAGGAATCAACCTTGATGCTTATAATAGTCAGGCTGTTGCCAATGATCTTCATGCATTAAAGGCAGCTTTAAAATACAAAAACTGGAATGTATACGGGGTTTCATACGGAACATATATGGCACAAGTATATGCAAATAATTTTGCAGGCGATGTGAAATCATTATTATTAGATTCTCCAGTCTATGATATTTCGACTTATTATGTAGAGAATACTTCGAATTATATGAACAGTTTACAGAAGGTATTTAAAATTTGTAAAGACGACAAGACATACGATAAGCAATATCCTAATTTAGAAAAAATCTACTATGAAGTAATTGCCGATTTAGAGAAAAATCCCCTTACAGTGGCTGTAGATAAAACATTAATACCTTCAGGTACATTTACTTATAATGCAGAAGATTTTAAAGTGGCGGTTCAACAAGCCTTATACAATAAAAAATTGGTAGAAGTTATTCCGTTGTTAATTTATCAGTTTCATGAAAGAAAAGGAGAATCTTTAGGAAATCTGGTCAGTGCTTTCTCGGCTTTATTGTCTATGGATTACGGCGTTTATTATTGTGTGAGTTGTAATGAGACGCTTCCAAACAATGATTTTTTAAAATATGAACAAAATGCAGCACAATTCAAGGGATTAAACGGAGGGATTTCATTCTACAAATCTGATTTTAAAGTTTGTGATGCATGGAATAGTAATCGTACAATAGTAAAAAAAGATTCTAACCTTTCTAATCTTTCAGCTGCGACATATCCTGTTTTGGTTTTTTCAGGTGAATTTGACCCGATCACTCCGCTGGATAACGGAAAAAAAGTGGCACAAAGATTTGGTAAAGCCAATTATATTGAAGCTAAAACATATGGACACGTTCCAAGTTTTACAAAAATTGGATATCAGGTTGTAGAAAATTTCATCGATAATCCAAAACAGAAACCAGATCTTGATATATTTAATAAAGCCGATAAAGTGAAGCTTGTTACCGGAATCACGATTAACAAAGGAGTTGCTAAAACAGGTAAAAGTATTGGAGACCAAGATCCTATTTTTCTATTTCCTTTAGTTACCGCCTTACTATTAATGCTGGCATTTGTTTTTACGTACCTTATAAAGTTAATAAAAAAGAGATATACCACGATTCAGGATAAAATTGTAAGGATTGGGGCAACGATTACTTCTATTATTGGATTAGTACTTTTTGGGTGTTTGGTTATGGCAATTTTAAAAGTTTCAGAGCAAAACTATTTCATTCTGGCATTTGGTCTTCCGGAAACCTTCAACTATATATTTCTGATGGTGCTGGTATTTTTTACGTGCCTGATTTTAACCTTGGTGTATTATATCTTAACCATAAAAAAAACCGATGCGAGAAGTGTCGTTTTCTCCGTGATTTTTTCAAACATACTATTAGCAACCTATCTGTTTTATTGGGGAATCATATAA
- a CDS encoding 4'-phosphopantetheinyl transferase superfamily protein, whose protein sequence is MTQILYSYICERNHNYLLTNYLDGFSDDFQKKILAYRRWQDSQLSLLGRLLLRHGLHQTSKNFVEEDLSYTLYRKPFLNNTNTKFNISHSGEIVVCVLSDRNDVGIDIEIIQDINIEGFESQMTNRERENLSLNEDSRSAFFDYWTQKEAVIKANGKGLSIPLKSFEVMNNYAKIEDDDFFVKEIFLDEKYKCHLAFKDKIDVMIVGPDRIMIHEL, encoded by the coding sequence ATGACTCAAATTTTATACTCTTATATCTGTGAAAGGAATCATAATTATCTTTTAACGAATTATCTGGATGGATTTTCAGATGATTTTCAAAAAAAGATATTGGCTTACAGGCGTTGGCAAGACAGTCAGTTATCCTTATTAGGAAGATTGCTTTTGCGCCATGGACTTCATCAAACGAGTAAGAATTTCGTAGAAGAAGATCTTAGTTATACGCTTTACCGTAAACCGTTTTTAAATAATACGAATACTAAATTTAATATATCACACTCAGGGGAAATTGTAGTTTGTGTTCTGTCCGATAGAAATGATGTTGGAATAGATATTGAAATAATCCAGGATATAAATATCGAAGGATTTGAGTCACAAATGACTAACAGGGAAAGGGAAAATCTCTCCCTAAATGAAGATTCCAGAAGTGCTTTTTTTGATTACTGGACACAAAAAGAAGCAGTTATCAAAGCAAATGGAAAAGGGCTTTCAATTCCTTTAAAATCTTTTGAAGTAATGAATAACTATGCTAAAATAGAGGATGATGATTTTTTTGTCAAAGAAATTTTTCTCGATGAAAAATACAAGTGTCATTTGGCTTTTAAAGATAAGATAGATGTGATGATTGTTGGTCCTGACAGAATTATGATTCATGAATTATAA
- the pip gene encoding prolyl aminopeptidase gives MNYLEVSQNHKIYYEVSGNPKGEAILFVHGGPGAGFSQEDKRFFNFDKHKVIFFDQRGASKSIPFGSIIENTTQDLVNDINKLLDYLEIDKITLFGGSWGTTLGLVYAIQNPNRIKKILLRAIFLANKESIEHYLNGGVEKRFPKIWKRFRDNVPTEIKASIAEYYLEKMINGTKEEKKYFSYEWAFYEISIFKNKISKKEVEAILEIIPYEALSIMEAHYLTNNCFLDENYILKNLDKIIHIPVKIIHGKQDAICPLKFAIELNSKLVKSELFIVEGGHSDSEPEIEKKIIEIINQNIW, from the coding sequence ATGAACTATTTAGAAGTAAGTCAAAATCATAAAATATACTATGAAGTATCTGGAAATCCAAAAGGAGAAGCAATATTATTTGTTCATGGTGGACCAGGAGCTGGATTTTCACAAGAAGATAAACGTTTTTTTAATTTTGATAAACATAAAGTTATATTCTTTGATCAAAGAGGTGCATCTAAAAGTATACCTTTTGGTTCAATCATTGAAAACACAACACAAGATTTAGTAAACGATATAAATAAACTTCTTGATTATTTAGAAATAGATAAAATTACTCTTTTTGGTGGTTCATGGGGTACCACTCTTGGATTAGTGTACGCAATTCAAAACCCTAATAGAATTAAAAAAATACTTCTGAGAGCTATATTTTTAGCAAATAAAGAATCAATTGAACATTACTTAAATGGTGGAGTAGAGAAACGATTTCCAAAAATATGGAAAAGATTTAGAGATAACGTGCCTACAGAAATTAAAGCTTCTATAGCAGAATATTATTTAGAAAAAATGATAAACGGCACTAAAGAAGAAAAAAAATATTTTTCTTATGAATGGGCTTTTTACGAGATATCTATTTTTAAAAATAAAATATCAAAAAAAGAAGTTGAAGCAATTTTAGAAATTATTCCTTACGAAGCTTTATCAATAATGGAAGCACATTATTTAACTAATAATTGCTTCTTAGATGAAAATTATATCCTAAAAAACTTAGACAAAATAATTCACATTCCTGTCAAAATAATTCATGGAAAACAAGATGCAATTTGTCCTTTAAAATTTGCCATTGAATTAAATTCTAAGCTAGTTAAAAGTGAACTTTTTATAGTAGAAGGAGGTCACTCTGATTCTGAACCAGAAATTGAAAAAAAAATAATTGAAATAATTAACCAAAATATATGGTAG